The following nucleotide sequence is from Nitratidesulfovibrio termitidis HI1.
GATGGACTACCCGGAAACCTTCGACGCCGACGCCGTGGCCCGCAAGTGCAACGGCTGGTTCACCCGCGACGTGAAGATCGGCGACAAGGAATACAAGAAGGGGCAGCAGGTGCCCGGCTTCGCCAACCTGCGCGACGACGGCTCCACCGTCAGCCTGAACTGGCTGTACTGCGGCGGCTACACCGACTCGGGCAACCTGGCCAAGCGGCGCGACCTGACCCAGACGCCCATGCAGGCCAGGATCGGCATGTTCCCCGGTTTCGCGTGGGCCTGGCCCATGAACCGGCGGGTGCTGTACAACCGCGCCTCGGTGAACCCGCAGGGCAAGCCGTACAACCCCGATCGCGTGGTCATAGAATGGCAGGACGGCAAGTGGGTGGGCGATGTGCCCGACGGCGGTGCGCCGCCCATGGCCATGGAAAAGGGCACCTACCCCTTCATCATGACCACCGAGGGCCGTTCGCAGATCTACGGCCCCGGCCGCGAGGATGGTCCCTTCCCCGAACACTACGAGCCTGCCGAAACGCCGCTGAAGACCAACCCCTTCTCCAGGCAGATGAACAACCCCTGCATGAAGATGACCATCAGCGACATCGACAAGCTGGCCGCCCACGGCGACCCCAAATACCCCATCGTGCTGACCACCTACAGCCTGACCGAGCACTGGTGCTCCGGCTCCGAGACGCGCAACGCGCCGCCCCTGCTGGAGGCGGAACCGCAGCAGTACATCGAGATGAGCCACGAACTGGCCAAGGAAAAGGGCATCAAGAACGGCGACGTGGTCGAGGTGGAAAGCATCCGCGGCGTGGTGCAGGCGGTGGCCATGGTCACCATCCGCATCCGGCCCTTCAAGGTGGAAGGCAAGACGCTGCACCTCGTGGGCATGCCCTTCTGCTTCGGCTGGACCAAGCCCAAGTGCGGGGACTCGGTGAACCGCCTCACCCCTTCGGTGGGCGACCCCAACACCACCATCCCCGAATACAAGGCCAGCCTCGTCAACCTGCGCAAGGCCGCCAAGGTGACCGAACTGTAGCCGTCCCCGCCGGGGTGCGGAGCGCACGACGCCCCGTACCCTGGCCGGACGCCATGGCGCGAAGCCAAGGAGAACCGAAATGCCCAAGGCGTTTCTGATAGATACCACGCGGTGCACGGCCTGCCGGGGTTGCCAGGTGGCCTGCAAGGAATGGAAGAACCTGCCCCCGGTGCCCACCAAGCAGACCGGCACCCACCAGAACCCGCCGGACCTGAACCCGTACAACTTCAAGCTGGTACGCTTCAGCGAGCACATGGTGAACGGCGCCGTGCAATGGTACTTCTTCCCGGACCAGTGCAGGCATTGCGTGGATGCGCCGTGCATGCTGGTGGCCTCTAACCCAGAAGCCATCATCCAGGACGCGGATACCGGCGCTGTCATCTACACCGAGCTGACGGCCAAGGAAAACATCGACGACATCCGGGGGGCCTGCCCGTACGACATCCCCCGCAAGGACCCGGCCACCGGGCGCATCGTCAAGTGCGACATGTGCATCGACCGCGTGCGCGCCAACATGCTGCCCATGTGCGTGAAAAGCTGCGCCATGGGGGCCATGAACTTCGGCGACCGCGCGGCCATGCTGCAACTGGCCGAAGAACGGCTGGCCGCGGTGAAGAAGACCTTCCCGGCGGCGCAACTGCTGAACGTGAAGGACGTTTCCGTGATCTTCCTGGTGGCCGATGACCCCAAGAAGTACCACACCCACGCCGTGGCCGATGCGGCCCCCCGCCAGATGACCCGCAAGCAGTTCGTGGCCCGTCTGGCCGCCCCGCTGCGGGGGCTGGCCGACACCACCAACAGCTGATCATGACATCCCCCGTGCGGCGCCCACTGCGGGCTGCCGCACGGGGTCATTCGCACCGCATCCGCAAGGGAGCCACGCATGCATGCCGCCACGCCCGACACACCCGTAGCACCGATAACCGCCACGCCCGTGCCCGATGGGGAAACGCCTGACGCGACCCACGGCCCCCTGCCGGATGCCCCCACCCGCCTGCTTCAGGACGCCGCACGCCTTGTGCACGAGGTGCCCCCCCTGCGCCCGCTGCTGGATGCCTTCGTCCCCCTGCTGGAAGCCCGCGCCACGTTGCGCGATGCCGCCCCCGGCTGGATCGGCCCCCTGCCTGCCCCGGCGCAGGACGCATCCGTAAAGGGCATCCCCCTGCTGTCGGGCATCGGCTTTCAGGACGTGACGGAGCACCTGCCCGCCGCCCTCGAACAACTGTTGCCGGTAATGGAAGAGGCGTTCCCCGCCCTTGCGCCGGAGCTGGCAGCCCTGCGGCAAGCTCTGGCCAGCGGCGATATCGACGCCTCGGCGCTGTCCGCCGTGGCTGGCGGGCGCACCATCACCCTGCCCTCCGGCATCTCCGCCGAGGTGCTGTCCTTCGTGGCGAGTGAAGCAGTGCGACCGTTCATCGAACGTCAGGCCCGTGACCTGGTGCCCGTCCTGCGAGCCATGCCCTGGGCACGACCGGTGTGCCCGACATGCGGCGGGGCACCCGGCTTTTCGCGCCTGCAACGCGAACGGGACGACAACGAATTCATCACCGGTCACGGTGGCGTGCGGTTTCTGCATTGCGCCACCTGCGCCACCGAATGGCGGTACAAGCGGGTTTCCTGCCCCGGTTGCGGCAACGAGGAGCCGGAGCAACTGGGCCTGCTGGCGACGCGGGAACGACCCTTCGAACGGGCCGACACCTGCGATGCCTGCAAGCGCTACATCCTGTGCCAGGATGCCACGGAATTCATCAACCTGCCCGATGCGACCATTTCGGTGCTGGCCATGCTGCCACTGGAACTGCAAGCCCGGCAGGCCGGATACCTGCCGCTGGTGCCCCAGCCGTGGAGTGCCGGGTAAACGCCCCACGGCGCACGGCGCGTCTTCACATCCATAGCGGGCAGTCCCGCGCCCGCCCTCTTGCCCGCCCTCCCTCTCGCGCAGCCCCCGCCACCAGCGGGGGCTGCGGTTTTGAAGCAGTAACGCTGGTCACACCATCACTGCCAACGTCACCAATACGCCACCCCGCCGTCACCATAACGAGCCGCATGGCTGTTTAACCATACAATTTCAGGATGTTGACGCAAAACCGTAAATGTGTGCAACATATCCTGCCCATAATCGTGCCGCTTTTCCGGCTGTTCACGCGGTTGCATGTAACGCCCGGCATATTTGCCGCAATCGCCAGATCGGCCCACGCCATACGTACCCAACCCCAAGCGACAGGGGGTCGCATTGTCCGCCATTCAACTTCTGAACGTCAGCAGGCACTGGGGCGACGTCCGCGCCGTGGACGACGTCTCCTTCGAGGTGGAACAGGGCGCCATGCTGGTGCTGCTGGGGCCTTCGGGCTGCGGCAAGTCCACAACCCTGCGGCTCATCGCGGGTCTGGAATCCGTCACCTCTGGCCGGATCATGATCGGCGAGCGCGACGTCACCAACCTGCCCCCGGCCCAGCGCCAGCTGGCCATGGTCTTCCAGTCGTACGCGCTGTTCCCGCACCTGACGGTGCGCGAGAACATCCTGTTCGGGCTTACCGTACGCAAGGTGCCCGAGCCCGAGCGCGAAAAACGCCTGACCCGCGCCGTGGACATCCTGGGGCTGGGCGCCCTGCTGCAACGCAAGCCGGGCGAACTTTCCGGCGGGCAGCAGCAGCGCGTGGCCCTGGGCCGCGCCCTGGTGGCCGAGGCCGCCGTGTGCCTGATGGACGAGCCGCTCTCCAACCTTGACGCCAAGCTGCGCCACGAAATGCGGCGTGAAATCCGCGCCTTGCAGCAGACCCTGGGCATGACCATGGTCTACGTCACCCACGACCAGACCGAGGCCATGAGCATGGCCGACCGGATCATCCTGATGCAGGGCGGGCGCATCGTGCAGAACGCCACGCCGTCCGAGCTGTATTCCCTCCCGGCAACCACCTTTGCGGGCAACTTCATCGGCACGCCGCCCATGAACCTGGTGCGGCTGGACGATGCGCGCGGCAGCGTGTGCGTGGCGGGCAGCCGGTCCGGCACGGTGAGCGTGGTGGACAGTGCGGACTATGTGCTGGGCATCCGGCCGGAACATGTGCGCATCGTGCCGGATGGCTGGCGCGCCGTGGTGGAAAGCGTGGAATATCTGGGGTCCAGTTCCGTGCTGGGGTGCCGCGTGGGGGGCGAGGAACTTTCCGTGGTGGTGGACGGCGTGTCGGACATTGCCGTGGGGGCCGAAATCTACCTGCACTGCCCGGACGAGCACATCCACGTCTTTGACGCACAAACCGGCGAACGGCGCGGCACCTGCCGCTGACACAGACCCGCGACACAACAGACACATTCGCACCGTATTGGTGATTCCGGCGGTTTACGACCCACATCCCAACGCAACATCGCAGGAGGCATCACAATGACCGGTTTCAGGAAAGCGTGCACCCTGGCGGCGGCGGCACTGCTGTCGCTGACCCTGCTGGCGGGCACCGCACTGGCGGAAAAGGTGAATCTTACCTTCTACTTCCCCGTATCCGTCGGCGGTCCCATCACCAAGATCGTGGAGGGCATGACCGAGCAGTTCATGAAGGAACACCCGGACATCCAGGTCACCCCGGTGTACGCGGGCATCTACCGCGAAACCCTCACCAAGGCCCTTACCGCCCTGCGCGGGGGCGAGCCGCCGCATGTGGCCGTGCTGCTGTCCACCGACATGTACACCCTCATCGACGAGGACGCGGTGGTCGCTTACGACGACATCCTGAAGCCGGAGGAAATGGGCTTCACCAAGGCGTTCTTCCCCGGTTTCATGCGCAACAGCCAGACCGGCGGCAAGACCTGGGGCATTCCCTTCCAGCGTTCCACCATCGTGATGTACTGGAACAAGGAGGCCTTCAAGGCCGCCGGGCTGGACCCCGAAAAGGGCCCCGCCACCTGGAAGGAACTGGTGGAAATGGGCAAGAAGCTGACCGTGCGTGACGCCTCTGGCAAGGTCACCCAGTGGGGCGTGGCCATTCCCTCCACCGGGTACGCCTACTGGATGTTCCAGGCGCTGGCCATCCAGAACGGCGTTGAACTGATGAACGCGGAAGGCACCAAGACCTACTTCGATGCGCCCAAGGCCGTAGAGGCGCTGCAATTCCTGGTGGACCTGGCCTACAAGCACGAAGTGTCGCCCAAGGGCACCATCGACTGGGCCACCACCCCGCGCGATTTCTTCGAGCGCAAGTCCGCCATCATGTGGACCACCACCGGCAACCTGACCAACGTGCGCACCAACGCGCCCTTCCCCTTCGGCGTGGGCATGCTGCCCGCCAGCGCCCGCCCCGGCTCGCCCACGGGCGGCGGCAACTTCTACATCTTCAAGAAGGCCACCCCCGCCGAGCGCAAGGCCGCCGTCACTTTCGTGCAGTGGATGACCAGCGCGGAACGTGCCGCCCAGTGGGGCATCGACACCGGCTACGTGGCCGTGCGCCCCGACGCGTGGGAAACCCCGGCCATGAAGGACTACGTGGCCAAGTTCCCCGTGGCTGCCGTGGCCCGCGACCAGTTGGCCCACGCCGTGCCCGAACTGTCCACCCACGACAACCAGCGCGTGACCAAGGCGCTGGACGACGCCATCCAGGCCGCCGTGACCGGCTCCAAGAAGCCCGCCGACGCCCTGAAGGACGCCCAGAAGGAAGCGGAACGCATCCTGCGCCGTTACGGCAAGTAGGACTGCGCATTCGCTCGTGGCCGACGGGCCGGGCGATTGAATGCATTGATGACTGGATGAATGCCCCGGCCGGGGCGGGACAATGCGCTCCACCCCGGCCGGGGATATCCGCATCGCACGGGCGGCACGCGGCATCTGCCGTTGGCTGCCATTCCGGAGGTCCACACGTGCCCCCAGCCTTCCGCAGCCCCGCCACCACGCGCACCATCCACGCCTGGCTCCTGCTGCTGCCCGCCCTGGCGTTCATCGCCGCGTTCACCCACTATCCGGCGGTGAACACCTTCATCCACAGCTTCTTTCTGGATGGACGGGGCGGCGCGCCCGCGCAGTTCGTGGGGCTGGAACACTACCAGTACCTGCTGGAGGACGAGGTGTTCCGCAAGGCGCTGGTGAACAACCTGCTGTTCGCCAGCGGCACCATTCCGCTGTCCATCGGGCTGGCCATGGCCATGGCCTTTCTGGTCAACGCGGGGCTGGCCGGGCAGTCGGTGCTGCGGCTGTGCTACTTCGTGCCCACGGTGCTGCCCATGATCGCGGTGGCCAACATCTGGCTGTTCTTCTACACGCCGGAATACGGCCTGCTGGAACAGATTCGCGGGGCGCTGGGCCTCGCCGGGATGAACTGGCTGGGCAGCGAATCCACGGCGCTGCCGTGCGTCATCGCCGTGGCGGTGTGGAAGGATGCGGGCTTCTTCATGATCTTCTACCTTGCGGCGTTGCAGCAGATACCGCCTTCACTGGCCGAGGCGGCCATGCTGGAGGGGGCGTCGCGCCTGTACTACTACCGCAGGGTAGTCATACCGCTGCTGATGCCCACCACCCTGTTCGTGCTGGTGAACGCCACCATCAACGCCTTCCGCATGGTGGACCACCTGTTCGTGCTCACCCAGGGCGGCCCCAACAACGCCAGTTCGCTGCTGCTCTACTACATCTACGAAGTCAGCTTCAAATACTGGGATACCGGCTACGGCGCGGCGCTGACCATGGTGCTGCTGGGCTTTCTGGCGCTGGCCTCCATCGGCCAGTTCGGCTTTCTCGACCGCAAGGTGCACTACAGATGAGCCAGACCAACATCTACGACAGCCGGGGCCTGGCCCGCGTGCTGGACACCGCCGCCGCGTGGACACTGGCCGTGCTGTGGGCGCTGCCGCTGCTGTACGCCGTATGGACGGCCTTTCACCCCTCGGAATTTTCCACCCGCTTCACCCTGGCCGCGCCGCTGACGCTGGACAACTTCCGCGCGGCGTGGGACGCGGCGCCCTTTGCCCGCTACCTGGTCAACACCGTGCTGCTGGTCACCCTGGTGCTGTCCGGGCAACTGGTGCTGTGCACGCTGGCGGCCTATGCCTTCGCCAAGTACGACTTCCCCGGCAAGGGCATATTGTTCGCGCTGGTACTGATGCAACTGATGATCATGCCCGATGTGCTGGTGGTGGAGAACTACCGCACCATGGCGACCATCGGCGTGCTGGATTCCACGCTGGCCATCGGCCTGCCGTACATGGCGTCGGCCTTCGGCATCTTTCTGCTGCGCCAGACCTTCAAGAGCATACCGAAGGAACTGGACGAGGCCGCCGCCGTGGAAGGCGCCAGCACCCTGCAGATTCTCTGGAAGGTCTACGTGCCGCTGGGCAAACCGGTGTACCTGGCCTATGCGCTGGTGTCGGTCAGCTACCACTGGAACAACTTCCTGTGGCCGCTCATCGTCACCAACACCACCAATTCGCGCCCGCTCACCGTGGGCTTGCAGGTGTTCTCGTCCACCGAGCAGGGGGTGGACTGGTCGATCATCACGGCGGCCACGCTGATGACATCCGGCCCGCTGCTGATCGGATTCCTGCTGTTCCAGCGGCAGTTCGTGCAGTCGTTCATGCGGGCGGGGATCAAGTAGGGAGCGGGACCGGGCGGGAGAGAAGCCGCCAGCAAATGCAGACACGATGGCGTGGAGAGCATCCGACCGGGAACCGCCATCAGGACACAGCCATGCCGCAACTCGACATCATTCCCCCGCACGAACTGTCCATACTTGCCCGCTTTCAGGGAGAACCCGCACTGGCCGCCATCCGCCGCGAATTCGTGCCAGCCGTGACCAACCCGGTGTGGCGCGGGCTGGTGGAAGAATTCATGGAACTGGACGAACCGCTGACGCCCTATGCCCACCCCCGATTCGCGGCGTGGAGCTTTGCGGCATCGCCCGGATCGGGCGCGCACCACGGGCACATCGGCGGGCTGGCCCTGCATGTGCTGCAAGACCTGCGCAACGCCCGCGCCCTGGGCGACGCGCACGAGACGCGGGGCCTGCCCCTGGACCGGGACCTGCTATATGCCGCCATCCTGCTGCACGACTGCCTGAAGCGCTTCGTGTACGCCTTTGATGCGGACTATGCCCTGCACAAGTCCGAGGACCCGTTCATCGCCCGCAACGAAGACCACCACTCATGGGTGCTGCGCGAACTGACCGCACGCGGGGCGGACGAAGAAATCATCCTGGCCACTGCCGCCATGCACGGACTGGACGACGTGAGCCTGGCCGAAGGGGTGAAGCCGCTAGCTGTGGTCAACCACTATCTGGATATCGGTCTGACCGGCCTGACCATGCGGCCCGAGGACGTACGGGCAGAGCACACCATCGGCTTTCTGGCCGATTCCGACTGGCCCTGGAGCGGTCGCGCCCAGCAACGCACCCGCGAACTGGCCGAGGCCATGGCCCCCCACTGCGGCGTGCCCGCCGGGTACATGCACCTGTACCTTGGCTCGCGGTTCAGTTTCGAACACGTCGACGGGCTGTTGCAGGACATGGGACGGGAACTGGCCATGGCGCGGTTGCTGGAAAGGATTGAGAAGGAAACGTAGGAATCGGCCCCTTGTTTGGAAGCCCGTCCGGAAAGACAAAACCCCACAGGCGTAAACCTGTGGGGTTCGATATTCTGGTTGCGGGGGCCGGATTTGAACCGACGACCTTCGGGTTATGAGTTTATTAGTCCACGATATTCCTCACCTTTCCCGATCCACCCCAAGCAATCACATTTAAACTATAAAAACAGAATATTGAAGAGAAATATTTAGCTCGAAAGCCCCCTAAACCTTCCCGCGATTTCGCGTTGTCACCCCGCATGAGGTGGGGCTATAGTGGGGCTGGCAACCTCTTCGTGAAACATGCCCATCCCCGCGAGATACCCATGACCACGACGACCTCCACCAGCTACCGCGGCGTTCGTTACCGCGAAAGCCAGACCCGCAAGCACGGCTCGAAGCCTGATCGCTATTTCTTCATCCGGTACAAATCCGATGGTAAACCGAAGGAAGAAGGTGCCGGATGGGCATCCGAAGGCATGACCATCCAGAAGGCATCTCAACTGCGTGCCAGGATCACGGAGAATATCAGGCTGGGGCGACGCCCGCAGTCTCTCGCCGAAATGCGCGAGATGATGCGCGAGGCCCGCGAACAGGCCGCTGTTGAAGAGCGCCGTGCAGCCCATGCGGCCACAACTTTGGACGAATTCTGGGAGAGGCACTACCTGCCCTCTTCTACCCTGCACAAGACGCCACAGACAATGAGGACGGAATCTGGTTACTACGCCAAATGGATCAAGCCGGTACTCGGCAACTCCCCACTCAGCGCCCTTACCCCACCACTCATTGAACAGGTTGCCAGCAGCGCCATGACCGCCGGGCGGAGTGCGGCCACCATCCGCCATCTGCTGGCCATTATCTCCCAAGTCTGGGGCATGGCCCGGAATCATGAAATCGTGAGCGGAGAGTGCCCCTGCACGCGGATCAAGAAACCTCGCAAGGACAACAGGCGGATGCGCTTCCTGACGGAATCCGAAGCAAGCACCCTACTCGCGGAACTCAAAAAAAGATCACAGGACACCCACGACAGCGCCCTACTCTCCCTATTTTGCGGCCTCAGAGCAGGCGAAATCCATGCGCTCACCTGGACGGACCTCAACTTCACTGCAGGGACCATCTACATCCGCGACCCCAAGAACAAACACAGCAGGCATGCGTACATGACCGACGAGGTCCGGGCGATGCTCACGGAGCGCTCCCAAGTCCCGAACGGCACAGAGTACGTCTTCCCGGCCCAGAACGGCGCCAAACGCAACTGGGTATCCGACACCTTCGAGCGCGTCGTCGAGCAACTCGGCCTCAACGAAGGAATCAGCGACACCAGGCAACGCGTGGTCTTCCATACCCTGCGCCACACGTTCGCCAGTTGGCTCGTGCAAAGCGGCACACCGCTGTATACCGTCGCCGAGCTCATGGGGCATACCACGCTTGAGATGACCAAGCGTTACTCGCACCTCAGCCCCGACACTGTCAGGGCCGCAGCGATGAGCCTGCAGGGCAGACTCAGCCAATAGCCCCCCTCCTCGATTTGCCCGTGCATCTACCTGCCAAACACTAGAGCCTTCCCCTAAAGGGGAAGGCTCTAGCTAGACACACCAAAAACTCCCAAGACATTGTTTTTATTAAAAAAACAGAAGAAGCACTCAAACCCATAACGCCAAGCCCTGTCAAGACGTCTAACACACTGAAATTACAGTTACAGCCAACAGCACCCACGAATCGTCAAGCCAACTTACCAAGCCTCGACGCCGTCAACTCGTCGGTCAAACTTGGCAACATGGCATCACCTGCGGACCACACACCTCCGGTCCTTTGCCCCCCCCCAATTGCTTGTCCGCCTCCCCACAGGCAAGACAGGGGCAAGTGAGTGCCCTCCGCACACTCAGTGAGAGGCACTTCCCCCTTCACCCCTTCAAATTTGAAGCACCAACGGCGTGTAACTTGAGAGTACCGAATCGCCGGTAATCAGCCGCATGGGTTCGGCCATGGCCTGGGAGACCAGCATATGGTCAAAGGGGTCATTGTGGTGCCTCGGAAGGGTCGCGAGCATCTCTGCATGCGCACCAAGAAGGGGAAGCTCAAGGAAACCACTCTCCTGCGCTGCAGCACGAAGCACGGACAACTCGGCATCAAGCTTGCCGATGCGTGTCTTGATGGCGATCTCCCACCAAGACACGGAACTGACAAAGACCTCGTTCTCATCAGCAAGCAGCAGTTCCCGAACAGGCGCAATGCGCGGGGAATCGGTCAGCGCCCAGAGAAGCGCGTTGGTGTCCAGCAGCAGTCTCATTCTTCGCTCCCTTCAAACGCCGCAAGAAGTTCCGGCGGCAGAGGAGCGTCGAAATCGTCGGGAACCTTCAGTTTGCCCTTCAGAAGACCAAGACGCTTTTTCGGCTTAGCACTTGCGGCCGACTTAAGGACGGCCTCTGCTCGACCATAGCTGCCGATGAAAATGGTTTCACCACCTGCCGCACGTTTTACCAGCTGCGACAGAGAGCTCTTGGCCTGGTGCATGGGGACGATATTCATAGCCACCTCCATATGCCACTCCTTTCCTATTCAGCCTTAGCTAGAGCTTAGCCCGAAGTCAAGGAGAGCGCTTCCGGCACCGGACGAGTAGCAAACCCAAAATAGTTATCGGCTGACCGGCGTGTGTGGTGGGGTACGCTAAGCACGGCAGTGTCAAGTAAATACTATTTCTGTGCACACTGTCGAAATAAGTATGACATAATATTATGCGCAACAGTTCAAGAACATCACATTTGAACACAAAAAAAGACACAAAATACACAACCAATCAACACATGCTAAAATAGTAATATCAAATCAATCAAAAATATAAAATCAAACCAGTAGACTGACAAGCAATCAAAACATAACAAACCAACAAACAAACTTCAATAACACAACCTACTCCCACCTAAAAACAAGTTGCCCTCCAAAGCTACGCACAATACAACATAACGAACAATAACAAAACGAAACATAATAAAATCAATGCTATATATCACCCTTTCCCAAGCCAGTACACACAAGTGCTGGCTTATTTTTCGAGCAACAACCAGTCACAACAGGAAAGAACATCATGCACATCGAAGAAAACATCTACAGAAATTACCAGATACAAGCGTACCCAACCATGCCATGTCGCACCGACATCCTTGATGCCATCATCGACCGCATTGAGCACATGACCCAACGCTTCAGCAGAGTACTCTTCATCCGATTCGATTTACGCCTCCCTAGGTGGTATGCATGCCCTACCACAAAAAACCCACTCACCATCTTTTTCAATAGCTTCGGACAACACCTGCGTCGCAAGGACATCGCCTTCCAGTACGTCTGGGTACGTGAACAATCCAGAGAAAAACACCAACATTACCACGTGATGCTCCTCCTAAATGGCAACCTCACATGCCACAGTTGGAACCACACTGAAAAGGCTGAACACCTCTGGCAAAAAGCCCTTGGGATAAAACAGGAAGGATTACTGCAACGATGTGACACCGCCAGAAACGGCAGCCACCACCCGGATTTCATCCATATGAATCGTCATGATCAGAGCTACGAGCGGGATATCGAGAGATGCGTGGAGTGGGCCAGCTACCTGGCCAAGACGAAGACGAAAGGCTATGCGCCGTTACGTGCAAGAGAATGGGGAGCGAGAATATTTCCCAAACCATTCTGAAACGTTGAGTTACGTTCGCCCCCCCCACTAGGGAATGACGTTGCAACCTGATGGGGGGGGGTTATGTCACAGCGGAACTTTATGACGTATAGCAAGGAATTTAAGGAGGCTGCGGTCAAGCTCTATCTTGAGGGCAATAAGGGCTACCAGCAGTTAACCAATGAATTGGG
It contains:
- a CDS encoding 4Fe-4S dicluster domain-containing protein, which gives rise to MPKAFLIDTTRCTACRGCQVACKEWKNLPPVPTKQTGTHQNPPDLNPYNFKLVRFSEHMVNGAVQWYFFPDQCRHCVDAPCMLVASNPEAIIQDADTGAVIYTELTAKENIDDIRGACPYDIPRKDPATGRIVKCDMCIDRVRANMLPMCVKSCAMGAMNFGDRAAMLQLAEERLAAVKKTFPAAQLLNVKDVSVIFLVADDPKKYHTHAVADAAPRQMTRKQFVARLAAPLRGLADTTNS
- a CDS encoding formate dehydrogenase accessory protein FdhE, which gives rise to MHAATPDTPVAPITATPVPDGETPDATHGPLPDAPTRLLQDAARLVHEVPPLRPLLDAFVPLLEARATLRDAAPGWIGPLPAPAQDASVKGIPLLSGIGFQDVTEHLPAALEQLLPVMEEAFPALAPELAALRQALASGDIDASALSAVAGGRTITLPSGISAEVLSFVASEAVRPFIERQARDLVPVLRAMPWARPVCPTCGGAPGFSRLQRERDDNEFITGHGGVRFLHCATCATEWRYKRVSCPGCGNEEPEQLGLLATRERPFERADTCDACKRYILCQDATEFINLPDATISVLAMLPLELQARQAGYLPLVPQPWSAG
- a CDS encoding ABC transporter ATP-binding protein gives rise to the protein MSAIQLLNVSRHWGDVRAVDDVSFEVEQGAMLVLLGPSGCGKSTTLRLIAGLESVTSGRIMIGERDVTNLPPAQRQLAMVFQSYALFPHLTVRENILFGLTVRKVPEPEREKRLTRAVDILGLGALLQRKPGELSGGQQQRVALGRALVAEAAVCLMDEPLSNLDAKLRHEMRREIRALQQTLGMTMVYVTHDQTEAMSMADRIILMQGGRIVQNATPSELYSLPATTFAGNFIGTPPMNLVRLDDARGSVCVAGSRSGTVSVVDSADYVLGIRPEHVRIVPDGWRAVVESVEYLGSSSVLGCRVGGEELSVVVDGVSDIAVGAEIYLHCPDEHIHVFDAQTGERRGTCR
- a CDS encoding ABC transporter substrate-binding protein encodes the protein MTGFRKACTLAAAALLSLTLLAGTALAEKVNLTFYFPVSVGGPITKIVEGMTEQFMKEHPDIQVTPVYAGIYRETLTKALTALRGGEPPHVAVLLSTDMYTLIDEDAVVAYDDILKPEEMGFTKAFFPGFMRNSQTGGKTWGIPFQRSTIVMYWNKEAFKAAGLDPEKGPATWKELVEMGKKLTVRDASGKVTQWGVAIPSTGYAYWMFQALAIQNGVELMNAEGTKTYFDAPKAVEALQFLVDLAYKHEVSPKGTIDWATTPRDFFERKSAIMWTTTGNLTNVRTNAPFPFGVGMLPASARPGSPTGGGNFYIFKKATPAERKAAVTFVQWMTSAERAAQWGIDTGYVAVRPDAWETPAMKDYVAKFPVAAVARDQLAHAVPELSTHDNQRVTKALDDAIQAAVTGSKKPADALKDAQKEAERILRRYGK
- a CDS encoding carbohydrate ABC transporter permease produces the protein MPPAFRSPATTRTIHAWLLLLPALAFIAAFTHYPAVNTFIHSFFLDGRGGAPAQFVGLEHYQYLLEDEVFRKALVNNLLFASGTIPLSIGLAMAMAFLVNAGLAGQSVLRLCYFVPTVLPMIAVANIWLFFYTPEYGLLEQIRGALGLAGMNWLGSESTALPCVIAVAVWKDAGFFMIFYLAALQQIPPSLAEAAMLEGASRLYYYRRVVIPLLMPTTLFVLVNATINAFRMVDHLFVLTQGGPNNASSLLLYYIYEVSFKYWDTGYGAALTMVLLGFLALASIGQFGFLDRKVHYR
- a CDS encoding carbohydrate ABC transporter permease — its product is MSQTNIYDSRGLARVLDTAAAWTLAVLWALPLLYAVWTAFHPSEFSTRFTLAAPLTLDNFRAAWDAAPFARYLVNTVLLVTLVLSGQLVLCTLAAYAFAKYDFPGKGILFALVLMQLMIMPDVLVVENYRTMATIGVLDSTLAIGLPYMASAFGIFLLRQTFKSIPKELDEAAAVEGASTLQILWKVYVPLGKPVYLAYALVSVSYHWNNFLWPLIVTNTTNSRPLTVGLQVFSSTEQGVDWSIITAATLMTSGPLLIGFLLFQRQFVQSFMRAGIK
- a CDS encoding HD domain-containing protein: MPQLDIIPPHELSILARFQGEPALAAIRREFVPAVTNPVWRGLVEEFMELDEPLTPYAHPRFAAWSFAASPGSGAHHGHIGGLALHVLQDLRNARALGDAHETRGLPLDRDLLYAAILLHDCLKRFVYAFDADYALHKSEDPFIARNEDHHSWVLRELTARGADEEIILATAAMHGLDDVSLAEGVKPLAVVNHYLDIGLTGLTMRPEDVRAEHTIGFLADSDWPWSGRAQQRTRELAEAMAPHCGVPAGYMHLYLGSRFSFEHVDGLLQDMGRELAMARLLERIEKET
- a CDS encoding tyrosine-type recombinase/integrase, whose protein sequence is MTTTTSTSYRGVRYRESQTRKHGSKPDRYFFIRYKSDGKPKEEGAGWASEGMTIQKASQLRARITENIRLGRRPQSLAEMREMMREAREQAAVEERRAAHAATTLDEFWERHYLPSSTLHKTPQTMRTESGYYAKWIKPVLGNSPLSALTPPLIEQVASSAMTAGRSAATIRHLLAIISQVWGMARNHEIVSGECPCTRIKKPRKDNRRMRFLTESEASTLLAELKKRSQDTHDSALLSLFCGLRAGEIHALTWTDLNFTAGTIYIRDPKNKHSRHAYMTDEVRAMLTERSQVPNGTEYVFPAQNGAKRNWVSDTFERVVEQLGLNEGISDTRQRVVFHTLRHTFASWLVQSGTPLYTVAELMGHTTLEMTKRYSHLSPDTVRAAAMSLQGRLSQ
- a CDS encoding type II toxin-antitoxin system VapC family toxin — its product is MRLLLDTNALLWALTDSPRIAPVRELLLADENEVFVSSVSWWEIAIKTRIGKLDAELSVLRAAAQESGFLELPLLGAHAEMLATLPRHHNDPFDHMLVSQAMAEPMRLITGDSVLSSYTPLVLQI
- a CDS encoding type II toxin-antitoxin system Phd/YefM family antitoxin — protein: MNIVPMHQAKSSLSQLVKRAAGGETIFIGSYGRAEAVLKSAASAKPKKRLGLLKGKLKVPDDFDAPLPPELLAAFEGSEE